The window TTTATGTTCTTAGTTTATTTCGTGCCCCCGGCCGCTGTATTCACACGCCTATTTAGTGTACATTACAGTAGGAAATTAGTAACCTTCCTCTTTGGTCTTTGGCTTGGCCTTTGGCCATTCTTATTTGAAAAGATAAACAAGGTTAAAGTAATCTTTTCGGGCGAGAAAGTTCCGTTAGAGAAGAATGTTTTGATTATAGCCAACCACAGAACTGAGGTAGACTGGATGTATCTGTGGGATCTAGCTCTGCGGAAAGGGTGCTTGGGCTACATAAGATATGTTCTCAAAAGCAGTTTGATGAAACTGCCACTCTTTGGCTGGGGATTTCACGTTTTTGAGTTCATTCCAGTGGAGAGAAAGTGGGAGGTTGATGAACAGGTGATGCGCCGAATGCTTTCTACATTTACCAATCGTCAGGATCCACTCTGGCTTGCTGTCTTTCCCGAAGGAACCGATTTTACGTAAAACCTCATCAATCCTTCTGtctttctaaattttcaaagtATATTCATCACATTTATTCGAAGCCGCCCCCTTTACTACAATCTTTCTGTGTTCTGCTAAAATGAATTGTTTGTCAATCTTCAGGCACCATCtcttttgtatattttcttgaaaacttTTGGATCCCGGCTATATAACATTCACCTTGCATTTTTGACACAGCGATGAGAAATGCAGAAAAAGTCAAAAGTTCGCTAAGGAGAACGGATTACCAGTTCTGAAAAATGTGTTACTACCAAAGACAAGAGGTCTGCACACTTGCTTGGAGATCTTGAGGGATTCTCTAGATGCAGGTACTGACTGCCCCCTTCTTTGTCATTGTGTTGGTAATTTAAAAAGCTTATTGTCGCAAGTGGTTAAGGCAGCCTAAATTTTTCTCAGACACTTACTCATTATCGCCAGCACGTGTTGCAATCACGCAACAGCCATTAAAATCCCAACATATTCATTCGGACTTTGTGAATGTCTATAAGCAGGTCAAACCTGAGgtgaaacaaaagaaaatgtaCTGAAACTATTGATTTGTTCGAGTATTTCTAGTTAAGGTTTAGATAATGTGCTGATTTGATATTGTAGCAGTATAGGAGGTCCCCCATCTCAATACCGCCAATCAATGAGTTAAATATGGAAATAAACCCATGTCCGTGCGTAGCAGGCCAAGTAGGGATTCACATATTAAAACATAAATGTCTTACATCTCTATTAGTTCAAGTTTTCACATATGGTGGCCTTTCCAGTGTGGTTGCCTACGCAAAGCATTGCAACAAATTTGGTCTAATATACTGGTGCAAGCTATTTCTTACTAGTTTGACAAACTCTCACAAAGTGCTGGTAGTTTCATTAGTATTAAGACTTGCTGTTTACGAAAAGCAATAtccaattcaaatattttaaatcatataaccACACACAACATTCTCTCTAACAATATTGGCACCAACTTAAAACTCATGGGAGTTAAAGTTTTGTCCTGAACTCAGATACCGATAGCGAAATATAGCTAAACAATTGCCCCTTGCTAGAATATCGAAATGTGCCATTTAAATTCTTGTATGTAGTTGCACAAATTACCGACGActttaattttcaataaaacGACAATCATCAAGTCCTACACCACCCCGGTTCCCTAATAACACACACGATTTCTCTATAGAAGTGCGTAAAATTCAGTTGACCAGTAAACATGCTCTTTCCATATTTGTTGCTTCATAAGATCATACATCATTGCACCACAAAATTTTGCAGTTTATGACATTACTATCGCGTATAAGAACAACTGTCCTACTTTCTTGGATAATGTGTTTGGTGTCGACCCTTCCGAAGTACACATACACCTCCGACGTATCCGTCACGAGGAAATACCCTCTTCGGAATCAGAGATCTCTTCCTGGTTGATGGATGCGTTTCAACTCAAAGATCAACTGCTCACTGATTTCATAGTTAATGGCCATTTTCCTAATCAAGGGACCGAAGATGAACTTTCAACACTCGGATGCTTGGCCAACTGTGCAGTGGTACTCAGTGTTACCGGTATCTTCACTTACCTTACCTTTTATTCCCTCCTTTTGTTTAAAGTCTATGTAGGTTTGTCTTGCGTTTACCTTGCTTTCGCTACTTATTTCAATATCAGACCATCTCCTATTTTTTGTCGTGAAGAGATGTCAAAGAAGAAATCATTGTAATGGAATTGGTCCATTCAAACAGAggttttttaacatttttttgggGTGATCCACTCTCTTCTCTTCTTATCTAAATTTGTGTTAGGGACAA of the Primulina huaijiensis isolate GDHJ02 unplaced genomic scaffold, ASM1229523v2 scaffold207390, whole genome shotgun sequence genome contains:
- the LOC140966617 gene encoding probable 1-acyl-sn-glycerol-3-phosphate acyltransferase 4 translates to MEISKSLNSDKGLKHFPLTPFRIFRGLLCLAVYISTAFMFLVYFVPPAAVFTRLFSVHYSRKLVTFLFGLWLGLWPFLFEKINKVKVIFSGEKVPLEKNVLIIANHRTEVDWMYLWDLALRKGCLGYIRYVLKSSLMKLPLFGWGFHVFEFIPVERKWEVDEQVMRRMLSTFTNRQDPLWLAVFPEGTDFTDEKCRKSQKFAKENGLPVLKNVLLPKTRGLHTCLEILRDSLDAVYDITIAYKNNCPTFLDNVFGVDPSEVHIHLRRIRHEEIPSSESEISSWLMDAFQLKDQLLTDFIVNGHFPNQGTEDELSTLGCLANCAVVLSVTGIFTYLTFYSLLLFKVYVGLSCVYLAFATYFNIRPSPIFCREEMSKKKSL